One genomic region from Vanacampus margaritifer isolate UIUO_Vmar chromosome 2, RoL_Vmar_1.0, whole genome shotgun sequence encodes:
- the ndufa4a gene encoding cytochrome c oxidase subunit NDUFA4L: protein MLATVRKQLRNHPALIPLLFFIGGGTLMSLTYLARLALKNPDVCWDRRNPEPWNRLAPTHQYKFITVNMDYSKLKKEGPDF, encoded by the exons ATGTTGGCCACGGTCCGCAAGCAACTTAGGAACCACCCGGCT CTGATTCCACTCCTTTTCTTCATTGGCGGTGGCACACTCATGTCCCTGACGTACCTGGCTCGACTGGCCCTGAAGAACCCGGATGTCTG CTGGGATCGCAGGAATCCCGAGCCATGGAATAGGTTAGCCCCAACTCATCAGTACAAG TTTATCACAGTCAACATGGACTACAGCAAACTGAAGAAGGAAGGACCCGACTTCTAA
- the LOC144043973 gene encoding uncharacterized protein LOC144043973, translating into MKTVYPRQDRASATPQGPPGRGSAKGRPPGHRPEGKPRSRRAPHPNAPNPTQQDGALQALQEPHRPTAPAPPTTPPPSTPTQPQPPHQTPRHPLPHPATPTTTTPQTSHPSPRPHPHQPAAPQPRPPGTGAEEGPIPGEHRGQKGRWGHRRTGGTPEPQAQRGKASVVTPAFLVRVNPLTEFASSPTGELYP; encoded by the coding sequence atgaaaaccgtctacccccgccaggacagagcaagcgcaacacctcaaggccccccaggccgtggcagcgccaaaggacgacccccgggccaccggccggagggcaaacccaggagcaggcgcgccccccaccccaacgcccccaacccaacgcagcaggacggggcactgcaggccctccaggaaccccaccggcccacagcccccgctcctcccacgacccccccgccatccaccccaacccagccccagccgccccaccaaacccccagacacccactcccccacccagccacccccaccaccaccaccccccaaacaAGCCACCCCTCCCCCcggccccacccccaccaaccggcagccccccagccccgacccccaggcaccggcgccgaagaggggcccaTCCCGggggaacaccgggggcagaaggggagatgggggcaccggaggacgggcggcacccccgaaccccaggcccagcggggaaaggcctcggtcgtcactccagcgttcttagtgagagttaaccctcttactgagttcgccagctcgccgactggcgaactctacccttag